One stretch of Leadbetterella byssophila DSM 17132 DNA includes these proteins:
- a CDS encoding DUF4293 domain-containing protein, whose translation MIQRIQSVFLLITAMAMAVFLGTNAYTRTLSESETISVNAYHVLHKVGGLGTEKPIYYVAVMGAIAVLVSLVAIFQYKNRIRQILFVAFNALMMGATLAVTVYHIMKDAKEVGTGGTESYEVGIFAIIVAMISNTLANYFIKKDEKLVRSADRMR comes from the coding sequence ATGATCCAAAGAATCCAATCGGTCTTCTTACTTATCACGGCCATGGCCATGGCTGTATTCTTAGGTACAAACGCTTATACACGTACCCTTTCTGAATCAGAAACTATTTCAGTAAATGCCTATCATGTACTTCATAAAGTAGGTGGACTAGGCACTGAAAAACCCATATACTATGTAGCTGTCATGGGCGCTATAGCTGTACTGGTCAGCCTTGTAGCTATCTTCCAATACAAAAACAGAATTCGTCAAATCCTTTTCGTAGCATTTAACGCCTTGATGATGGGAGCTACCCTAGCCGTGACCGTCTACCATATCATGAAGGATGCCAAAGAAGTAGGTACTGGAGGGACAGAATCATATGAGGTGGGTATTTTTGCCATCATCGTAGCTATGATCAGCAATACCTTAGCCAATTATTTTATTAAGAAGGACGAAAAACTGGTGCGCTCAGCGGACCGTATGAGATGA
- the gldG gene encoding gliding motility-associated ABC transporter substrate-binding protein GldG yields MGKNALLWGGLLLLNIIGFFFYFRLDLTEDKRYSISNPSKNLLRDLQEPVEVTVYLEGDQLPGGFERLRRAVKETLVEFRQYGGRYLSVKFVDPESGSDEEKKARYAEFQQWGMMPTNVFDQKGGRRVEIPVFPYAKVKVGNREEVVMLLKSNLVSSVTAEEKLNQSYENVEYLLATAIHKLSDTDKRNVGFMPDFTSKSPLAFRGMIDALKDRYNFFILDAKASKNFDGLDALIVPAPDKPIDDSTKFKIDQFVMKGGSVLFFVDGLEVDSVGLEGSYAKALDVNLDDLLFNYGIRINKNLVKDGLNAAVIPLVVGQMGDEPNIQPMVYRYFPLVNNFGNSIITKNIGMVLTKYASSVDTVNSGDGLRKTPLLLTSDYTQVLNAPALITFNEARTETEGENYTSGVKALAYLVEGRFPSLYRHRISDPGIIKESAPAKILVVGDGDIIQNETNPKKGTYYPLGFDMYFKHWYGNEDFLLNALNYLIEDDGLLISRNKTVGLRPLDALKIRDERTKIQWMNLGLPLVLLMIFGVVRYYLIRRKYI; encoded by the coding sequence ATGGGTAAAAATGCCTTACTATGGGGAGGATTGCTCCTCTTAAATATCATTGGATTCTTCTTTTATTTTCGTCTGGATCTTACAGAGGACAAGAGATACTCAATTTCTAATCCGAGTAAAAACCTCCTTCGTGATTTACAGGAACCGGTGGAGGTAACGGTTTATTTGGAGGGGGATCAATTGCCCGGAGGATTTGAGCGCCTTAGAAGAGCGGTAAAAGAGACTCTGGTAGAATTCAGGCAGTACGGCGGTAGGTATTTGAGTGTAAAGTTTGTAGACCCTGAGTCGGGTTCAGATGAGGAAAAGAAAGCCAGATACGCTGAATTCCAGCAATGGGGCATGATGCCTACGAATGTTTTTGATCAAAAAGGTGGAAGAAGGGTAGAGATTCCGGTTTTCCCATACGCAAAGGTTAAAGTAGGGAATAGGGAAGAGGTAGTGATGCTTTTGAAATCTAATTTAGTAAGTTCTGTTACTGCTGAAGAGAAGTTGAATCAATCTTATGAGAATGTGGAATATTTATTAGCCACCGCTATTCATAAGTTGAGCGATACGGATAAAAGGAATGTAGGATTTATGCCGGATTTTACCTCTAAATCTCCTTTGGCCTTCAGAGGAATGATAGATGCTTTAAAAGACAGGTATAATTTCTTTATTCTGGATGCCAAAGCTTCCAAGAACTTTGACGGTCTTGACGCCTTGATAGTACCTGCACCGGATAAGCCTATTGATGATAGTACAAAGTTCAAGATTGACCAATTTGTGATGAAAGGAGGTTCTGTACTCTTTTTCGTAGATGGTTTAGAGGTAGATTCGGTAGGTTTAGAGGGAAGTTATGCTAAGGCACTGGATGTGAACCTGGATGATTTACTTTTCAATTATGGGATCAGGATCAATAAGAATCTGGTAAAAGACGGTCTAAATGCAGCCGTTATCCCATTAGTGGTGGGTCAAATGGGGGACGAGCCGAATATCCAACCTATGGTGTACAGGTATTTCCCTTTGGTTAACAATTTTGGGAATAGCATTATCACAAAGAACATTGGGATGGTGTTGACGAAGTATGCCTCATCTGTAGATACTGTGAATTCGGGTGATGGTTTGAGGAAGACCCCTCTATTATTGACTTCAGATTATACTCAGGTTTTGAATGCACCTGCTTTAATAACGTTTAACGAAGCTAGAACGGAAACGGAGGGAGAGAATTATACATCAGGAGTGAAGGCTTTAGCATATTTAGTAGAAGGTAGATTCCCTTCTTTATACAGACATAGAATTTCAGATCCCGGTATAATCAAAGAGAGCGCTCCGGCGAAGATTTTGGTAGTTGGGGATGGAGATATTATCCAAAACGAAACGAATCCTAAGAAGGGGACCTATTATCCCTTAGGGTTTGATATGTATTTCAAACATTGGTACGGGAATGAGGATTTCCTTTTGAATGCTTTGAATTACCTTATAGAAGATGATGGCTTATTGATCTCAAGAAATAAGACGGTAGGCCTGAGACCATTGGATGCTTTAAAGATCCGGGATGAAAGGACAAAGATACAGTGGATGAATTTGGGATTGCCCTTGGTGTTGTTGATGATATTCGGTGTGGTGAGGTATTATCTCATCCGAAGAAAATATATTTGA
- a CDS encoding PepSY-associated TM helix domain-containing protein: MKLSPRNYNIIFHLHTVSGIVLSAALFIIFFAGAFTLFKGEFYLWENPTARRISVSEPQLDEVIQGISKLKPDFDWNDDTYLTFAQKDYPLMQVYGHLHVPKGELHYEGKWLPNTGELLENPPSTTGQTLYKLHYFAQIPYVGMWLAGFVSLFFIFAIITGVIIHWNNIWTKFWSFSLKGAWKQIWTNSHTVFGLLGLPYQFMYAVTGAFYLLLLLALLPAVMLFYEGKPEKVYALAYPMYGVEYNEEALTLRTPLSVQSAYERVVQDYGKDYKILAVQTHHLLKEDGVANFRLVSKDPHRFISNGYVGYRLKDLEVIYSAMPSSKFSYAFVEGIMQLHFASFGGWMIKGIYFLLALFSCFVFVSGILIWKEARKNGRYTLKQQDFHARTTQIFLSICFSLFPAVALLFSMDLIVPSGENHAQNVNLIFFLFWLVWSVISYFSGNEAKSFRLNLFAGGVLGLCVPLSNGFTTGDWVWNSPLPMVLATDIAWLTFSIISGVMAFTVGHGKPTSIPPYRQSAT, encoded by the coding sequence ATGAAATTAAGTCCACGCAATTATAACATTATTTTCCACCTTCATACTGTTTCGGGGATTGTTCTGTCTGCGGCATTGTTTATTATCTTCTTTGCCGGCGCCTTTACGCTATTTAAGGGGGAATTTTACTTATGGGAGAATCCCACTGCACGCAGAATATCTGTATCTGAGCCACAGTTAGATGAGGTCATACAAGGGATTTCTAAGCTCAAGCCTGATTTTGATTGGAACGATGACACCTACTTGACTTTTGCTCAAAAGGATTATCCCCTTATGCAAGTGTACGGACATCTACATGTTCCTAAAGGAGAACTGCATTATGAAGGGAAGTGGTTGCCAAACACGGGTGAACTCTTGGAGAATCCCCCAAGTACCACGGGTCAAACGCTTTATAAATTGCACTATTTTGCTCAAATTCCTTACGTGGGCATGTGGCTTGCAGGATTTGTTTCATTGTTTTTCATCTTTGCCATTATTACGGGGGTCATTATTCATTGGAATAACATTTGGACTAAGTTTTGGTCCTTTTCTTTAAAAGGCGCCTGGAAACAAATTTGGACAAATTCTCACACTGTTTTTGGCCTATTGGGTTTACCCTACCAGTTCATGTATGCTGTAACGGGGGCCTTTTATCTTTTGCTTCTATTGGCTTTACTACCTGCGGTTATGCTTTTTTATGAAGGGAAACCAGAAAAGGTTTATGCATTAGCCTATCCCATGTATGGTGTGGAATATAATGAGGAAGCTCTGACACTCCGTACTCCTTTGTCTGTTCAGAGCGCCTATGAAAGAGTTGTACAAGATTATGGAAAAGACTATAAAATTTTAGCCGTTCAAACCCATCATCTTCTCAAAGAAGATGGGGTGGCTAATTTTAGACTGGTAAGTAAAGACCCGCACCGTTTTATTTCTAATGGTTATGTAGGCTATAGGCTTAAAGATTTAGAAGTGATATATTCGGCTATGCCTTCTTCAAAATTTTCCTATGCATTTGTTGAAGGCATCATGCAGTTGCACTTTGCCAGTTTTGGAGGATGGATGATAAAGGGTATATACTTTCTTTTGGCACTTTTCTCCTGTTTTGTGTTTGTTAGTGGAATTCTGATTTGGAAGGAAGCGAGGAAGAATGGTAGGTACACCTTAAAACAGCAAGATTTTCATGCACGTACTACTCAGATTTTTCTGAGCATTTGTTTTTCTTTATTTCCGGCAGTGGCTCTCCTTTTTTCAATGGATTTAATCGTTCCTTCGGGTGAGAATCATGCGCAGAACGTTAACCTAATATTTTTCCTTTTTTGGTTAGTTTGGAGTGTTATCAGTTATTTCTCAGGTAATGAAGCTAAATCTTTCCGACTAAACCTATTCGCCGGAGGTGTTTTAGGTCTATGTGTACCTTTAAGTAATGGATTTACCACAGGAGACTGGGTATGGAATTCCCCTTTACCGATGGTGCTGGCCACTGATATCGCTTGGTTAACCTTTAGTATAATTAGTGGGGTGATGGCTTTTACTGTTGGGCATGGAAAGCCAACTTCAATTCCTCCCTATCGTCAAAGTGCGACTTAA
- a CDS encoding UDP-N-acetylmuramoyl-L-alanyl-D-glutamate--2,6-diaminopimelate ligase produces the protein MLLSDILYNISLITVSGKTDIEIEQITFDSRQVNKGTLFVAVPGTQSDGHDYIETAIDAGASAVLCEVLPKMLEEEVTYIQVENSAKSMGIAAGNFYGNPSKRLTLVGVTGTNGKTSVATLLFKLFRKLGYKCGLISTVQNQIEDEIIPATHTTPDSITLNALLHEMHQKGCAFVFMEVSSHSVVQGRISGLHFSGGIFTNITQDHLDFHKTFDEYIKAKKGFFDALPSTAFALTNVDDRNGKVMLQNTKAEKHSYSLKNIADFKGKVLDCGLFGLQMEIDKQEVWFKLIGQFNAYNLLAVYGAAVLLEENPENILTELSQLTPPPGRFEQVISSQQTVGIVDYAHTPDALKNVLETINGLRQGHERVITVVGCGGNRDKGKRPLMAGIACELSDTVILTSDNPRFEEPEDILKDMEAGIPITKQKRVQVIVDRREAIRQAVALAGPEDIILVAGKGHETYQDVKGVKSHFDDREELKLAFHAQQ, from the coding sequence ATGCTGCTAAGTGACATCCTCTATAACATCTCCCTAATCACTGTTTCCGGAAAAACAGATATAGAGATTGAACAAATCACCTTTGACTCCCGTCAGGTAAATAAAGGTACTCTCTTTGTAGCGGTACCCGGGACACAATCTGACGGCCATGATTATATAGAGACCGCTATAGATGCAGGCGCTTCTGCCGTACTGTGTGAAGTATTACCCAAAATGCTGGAGGAAGAGGTGACTTATATCCAGGTGGAAAATTCTGCTAAATCCATGGGCATAGCAGCGGGTAATTTCTATGGAAATCCTTCTAAGAGACTAACTTTAGTGGGAGTTACCGGCACCAATGGGAAAACCTCTGTAGCCACCCTTCTATTCAAACTATTCCGTAAACTAGGTTATAAATGTGGTTTGATTTCTACGGTCCAAAATCAGATCGAAGACGAAATCATCCCAGCTACACATACTACCCCGGACTCTATCACCTTAAACGCACTCCTACATGAAATGCATCAGAAAGGCTGTGCATTTGTCTTTATGGAAGTAAGCTCACATTCAGTAGTACAAGGTAGAATCTCCGGTCTACATTTCTCAGGCGGTATCTTTACGAATATCACTCAGGATCATTTGGATTTCCACAAGACCTTTGATGAATATATCAAAGCCAAAAAAGGCTTCTTTGATGCTCTCCCTTCCACGGCATTCGCACTTACAAACGTAGATGATAGAAACGGGAAGGTCATGCTTCAAAACACAAAAGCAGAGAAGCACAGCTACTCTCTCAAGAACATAGCGGATTTCAAAGGTAAGGTCCTAGATTGTGGACTTTTCGGACTACAGATGGAAATTGATAAGCAAGAAGTTTGGTTCAAGCTTATCGGGCAGTTTAATGCCTATAACCTCCTTGCTGTTTATGGTGCCGCCGTATTACTTGAAGAAAATCCTGAGAACATTTTAACTGAGCTGTCCCAACTCACCCCTCCTCCGGGCAGGTTTGAGCAAGTGATTTCTTCTCAACAAACCGTGGGAATTGTGGACTATGCACATACCCCGGATGCCTTAAAAAATGTACTAGAAACCATCAATGGACTTCGTCAAGGACATGAAAGAGTAATTACAGTAGTAGGGTGCGGAGGTAACAGGGACAAAGGCAAAAGACCACTTATGGCCGGAATAGCCTGCGAACTTTCAGATACCGTCATTTTGACTTCAGATAATCCTAGATTCGAAGAACCTGAGGATATTTTGAAAGACATGGAGGCAGGCATACCTATCACCAAGCAAAAACGCGTACAGGTTATAGTAGACAGACGAGAAGCCATACGTCAGGCCGTAGCACTGGCAGGACCAGAAGATATCATTCTAGTAGCTGGCAAAGGACATGAAACGTATCAAGACGTTAAAGGAGTTAAGTCGCACTTTGACGATAGGGAGGAATTGAAGTTGGCTTTCCATGCCCAACAGTAA
- the fmt gene encoding methionyl-tRNA formyltransferase: MGTPDFAVATLRALIENGQNVVAVVTAPDKPTGRGLKLSESPVKKYAVEKGLPVLQPEKLKNPAFLEELASYKADLQVVVAFRMLPEAVWNMPPMGTINLHGSLLPKYRGAAPINWAIINGEKVTGVTTFFIEKEIDTGKIIYTRELEIGENETAGELHDRMMECGATLVVETVQAISKGDYPQRDQEFTADLPSAPKIFKETTEINWENTAPQLHNFIRGLSPYPAAWTLLFGKMVKVFQALPVQELPDQLSPLEDGNKTWYTDHKKLLYVSTAQGFLQILSLQIEGKKRMGTEEFLRGYRF; this comes from the coding sequence ATGGGTACGCCGGATTTTGCAGTGGCTACCCTTAGGGCATTAATTGAAAACGGGCAAAATGTGGTGGCAGTTGTCACTGCGCCCGACAAGCCTACCGGAAGAGGACTAAAACTTAGCGAATCTCCGGTAAAAAAATATGCGGTGGAGAAAGGTCTCCCTGTCCTTCAGCCTGAAAAGCTGAAGAACCCTGCCTTTTTAGAAGAATTAGCTTCCTATAAAGCTGATCTACAAGTGGTAGTGGCCTTCAGAATGTTACCAGAAGCAGTATGGAACATGCCACCTATGGGAACCATAAACCTACATGGATCACTGCTTCCAAAATACAGAGGGGCTGCGCCTATTAACTGGGCCATCATTAACGGAGAAAAGGTTACCGGTGTAACCACTTTCTTCATTGAGAAAGAAATTGATACGGGAAAAATTATATACACCCGAGAATTAGAAATAGGTGAAAACGAAACCGCTGGAGAGCTACATGATCGTATGATGGAATGTGGAGCTACTTTAGTAGTAGAAACCGTCCAAGCCATTTCTAAGGGCGACTATCCTCAAAGAGATCAGGAATTTACTGCTGACCTGCCCTCAGCACCAAAGATCTTTAAAGAGACTACAGAGATCAACTGGGAAAATACTGCTCCACAGTTGCATAACTTCATACGTGGATTAAGTCCCTACCCTGCCGCTTGGACCCTGCTCTTCGGTAAGATGGTAAAGGTCTTTCAAGCTCTACCCGTTCAAGAACTACCGGATCAATTATCCCCATTAGAAGATGGGAATAAAACCTGGTACACAGATCACAAAAAACTCTTGTACGTTTCTACAGCTCAAGGATTCCTTCAGATCCTCAGCCTACAGATAGAAGGGAAAAAACGTATGGGTACAGAAGAATTTTTAAGAGGTTACCGCTTCTGA
- a CDS encoding TonB-dependent siderophore receptor translates to MRQIYLLTFLLWATHQVSAQQSDTLKSYTLEEVKIQAQSILNKQSTDANKMPVQYLQSPQIYNSVSRVVLEKQIATTLEDAMHNIPGVTKLWDATGRTDGGSFFTSRGFYTSTKARNGLANIASTNMDMANIERIEVIKGPSATLFGSIITSYGGVINRITKKPMFKSASTAQIAVGTQGFYRGQVDVNAPLYKTLAVRVIGAWQNQDSWQDVGNQKNYLITPSLTYMPNNRLQIDLEAEFLGSDANSGGGSHIFFLTPSTINSSIRSFLSAQGMPESSVNDIMKNAPKTFKEAFGVDKIQDVKVHYDRSYLNKDIRFKSNTASFFGTSNYILSENWRSQTSITYSNTKNDGYMGYQYLLPNYLLNFAQSIGTGTPDFGTAGHDYLARMVWSPNGNADNFEVQQNFISDHSWGTSMRNRAVFGLDYSRFKSDIVYTRFYGSLAGIPYPDLFDIVPAYAEVPNYKDFNLQNVEKSYKENTSGSLNYQYTNQTYSAYLNDLINLNEYIILNAGLRLDHFRYTTPTAGDYNQTTLSPKFGIILSPWKDKASLFGNYQNGFTNKNGVDFNNKPFKPEEAHQWEAGLKYQLFEQKLTGSISYYDIQVKDIVRTDPENPLFSIQDGTQKSKGIELEVLANPLRGWTIMAGYGYNDSKYTKSDPDVLDKRPAGSGPKNTANFWTNYTFTSGIIKGFGAGISANYASEAYAISNNTDGDLVIPAYTLLGVHITYDTRHWKAGLKINNLSDEKYWMGWTNMIPQRPRQAILTLGYKL, encoded by the coding sequence ATGCGACAAATATATCTTCTCACCTTTTTACTTTGGGCAACTCACCAAGTAAGCGCCCAACAAAGCGATACTCTTAAATCCTACACTTTAGAAGAAGTGAAAATTCAGGCACAAAGCATACTGAACAAGCAAAGTACAGATGCCAATAAGATGCCGGTTCAGTACTTACAAAGTCCCCAAATCTATAATAGTGTTTCTAGGGTGGTATTGGAAAAACAAATCGCCACCACCTTAGAGGATGCCATGCATAACATTCCGGGAGTTACAAAGCTTTGGGATGCCACGGGCAGAACGGATGGAGGTTCATTCTTTACCAGTCGCGGATTCTACACCTCCACTAAAGCCAGAAATGGATTGGCAAATATTGCATCCACAAATATGGACATGGCTAACATAGAAAGAATAGAGGTGATCAAAGGACCATCTGCCACATTATTTGGGAGTATCATCACGTCCTATGGAGGAGTAATAAACAGAATCACTAAAAAACCCATGTTCAAATCCGCTTCCACCGCACAGATAGCAGTTGGCACCCAAGGTTTCTATAGAGGACAAGTGGACGTCAATGCCCCCCTTTACAAAACCCTGGCCGTACGCGTGATAGGTGCATGGCAAAACCAAGATTCTTGGCAAGATGTTGGAAACCAAAAAAATTACCTCATAACTCCAAGCCTGACTTACATGCCAAATAATCGTCTTCAGATAGATCTGGAGGCTGAATTCCTAGGTTCAGATGCCAATTCCGGAGGGGGTTCACACATCTTTTTCTTGACTCCTTCCACCATTAATTCCAGCATTCGATCTTTCCTCTCGGCACAAGGCATGCCGGAAAGTTCCGTGAATGACATAATGAAAAATGCCCCTAAAACATTTAAAGAAGCCTTTGGCGTAGACAAAATTCAAGATGTAAAGGTACATTATGACAGATCTTATCTAAACAAAGACATTAGGTTTAAATCCAATACAGCCTCCTTCTTTGGAACCTCAAATTATATCCTATCGGAGAATTGGAGATCACAAACTTCAATCACTTATAGCAATACAAAGAATGATGGCTACATGGGCTACCAATACCTGCTCCCTAATTATCTCTTGAATTTTGCACAATCCATTGGCACCGGAACCCCTGATTTTGGTACTGCCGGACACGACTACCTGGCCAGGATGGTCTGGAGTCCCAATGGAAACGCTGATAACTTCGAAGTTCAACAAAACTTTATCTCCGATCATTCCTGGGGTACATCCATGCGTAATCGCGCAGTATTTGGCCTAGACTACTCCCGATTTAAGTCCGATATCGTCTATACACGCTTTTATGGTTCTTTGGCGGGTATTCCATATCCCGACTTGTTCGATATCGTACCGGCATATGCAGAAGTACCAAATTATAAAGACTTTAATCTCCAAAATGTAGAAAAATCCTACAAAGAAAACACCTCGGGCAGTCTAAATTATCAATATACTAATCAAACGTATAGTGCTTACCTTAATGATCTCATTAACCTAAATGAGTACATCATCTTAAATGCCGGCTTACGCTTAGACCACTTCCGCTACACCACTCCTACAGCCGGAGATTATAATCAAACTACACTATCCCCTAAATTCGGAATTATACTATCTCCTTGGAAAGATAAAGCTAGTCTTTTTGGGAATTACCAAAATGGGTTTACCAATAAAAACGGAGTTGATTTCAACAATAAGCCCTTTAAACCAGAAGAAGCTCATCAGTGGGAAGCGGGATTAAAATACCAATTATTTGAGCAGAAACTTACCGGTAGTATCAGTTATTATGATATACAAGTCAAAGACATAGTAAGGACAGACCCTGAAAATCCCCTCTTTAGTATACAGGACGGTACTCAAAAAAGTAAAGGTATAGAACTCGAAGTTCTAGCAAATCCCCTCAGAGGATGGACCATCATGGCCGGTTACGGATATAACGATAGCAAGTATACCAAATCTGATCCGGATGTGCTCGACAAAAGACCGGCGGGTTCCGGCCCAAAAAACACAGCGAATTTCTGGACCAATTACACCTTCACTTCTGGCATTATAAAAGGTTTTGGAGCGGGAATTTCCGCCAATTATGCTAGTGAAGCCTATGCCATCAGTAACAATACAGACGGAGATCTAGTGATCCCAGCCTATACCCTCTTAGGCGTACATATCACCTATGATACACGTCATTGGAAAGCTGGACTTAAAATCAATAACCTGAGCGACGAAAAATACTGGATGGGATGGACAAACATGATCCCTCAAAGGCCTCGCCAAGCCATACTCACCCTTGGATATAAGCTATAA
- a CDS encoding alpha/beta hydrolase: MYLEVETKIKDDRPVYLTGEFCNWNPADPDLRMDRVQDGLFRIDLEKIPEWAPEATYKYTKGGWDHAELDVLGNNPENRRFRLYNTRDFVPLWRNQGFTPYYEDTFPIIEVFSEAFEIPQLKRQRKITVLLPYDYYQNPEKRFPVLYMNDAQNLFGAGSAYGNWEIDKRLSLLAKQGHRGLIIVAIDHGDDNRNVEYSPYHAPKTNQKGEGMRYATFIVRTLKPLIDRTYRTLSERQFTGIGGSSMGGLISIYTGMMYPEVMGRLMVFSPALWTSPKIYFDAVEFFHPLDTRIYLYGGGQESASMVSNLDKLMQTIEGQGFSADKIQIKAELDPDGKHNEKRWGQEFPKALQWLF, translated from the coding sequence ATGTATTTAGAGGTTGAGACGAAAATTAAAGATGATCGTCCGGTGTATTTAACAGGAGAATTCTGCAACTGGAACCCGGCAGACCCTGATTTACGCATGGATAGAGTGCAGGACGGTCTATTTAGGATAGATTTAGAAAAAATCCCTGAGTGGGCTCCTGAAGCCACTTATAAATATACCAAGGGCGGCTGGGATCATGCAGAATTAGATGTTTTGGGTAATAATCCTGAAAACAGAAGATTCCGTTTATATAATACACGAGATTTTGTGCCTTTGTGGAGAAATCAGGGTTTTACTCCATACTACGAAGACACATTTCCTATCATAGAAGTATTTTCAGAGGCTTTTGAAATTCCGCAATTGAAAAGGCAAAGAAAGATAACGGTTCTGCTGCCCTATGATTATTATCAAAATCCGGAGAAAAGGTTCCCGGTTTTGTACATGAATGATGCCCAGAATTTATTTGGTGCAGGATCTGCGTATGGCAACTGGGAAATAGACAAGAGATTGTCGCTTTTAGCTAAGCAGGGCCATCGAGGGCTAATTATTGTAGCTATAGATCACGGTGATGATAACAGGAATGTAGAATATTCACCTTACCATGCACCTAAGACTAATCAAAAAGGAGAGGGTATGCGTTATGCTACCTTTATTGTCCGTACTTTAAAACCCCTGATAGACAGGACCTATAGAACTCTTTCGGAGAGGCAATTTACCGGAATTGGTGGAAGTTCTATGGGTGGATTGATCAGCATATATACAGGTATGATGTATCCGGAAGTGATGGGAAGATTGATGGTATTTTCTCCTGCACTTTGGACCAGTCCTAAGATATATTTTGATGCAGTAGAATTCTTTCATCCATTAGATACCAGAATCTATCTGTACGGTGGAGGACAGGAAAGCGCTAGTATGGTGAGTAATCTTGACAAGCTAATGCAGACCATAGAAGGACAAGGATTCTCCGCAGACAAGATTCAAATTAAAGCTGAATTAGACCCGGACGGAAAGCACAACGAAAAGAGGTGGGGTCAAGAGTTTCCTAAAGCCCTGCAGTGGTTGTTTTAG
- a CDS encoding UDP-N-acetylmuramoyl-tripeptide--D-alanyl-D-alanine ligase gives MEIEELYSLFKLSSGITTDTRNIQKDNLFFALKGEKFNGNGFAEQAIQDGAAYAVVDDASLKGKERMIYCEDVLETLQALARHHRRQFDIAVIALTGSNGKTTNKELLTRVLGQKYKVHATKGNLNNHIGVPLTLLSMPDDAQVAIIEMGANHQKEIALLCSIAEPTHGFITNLGKAHLEGFGGEEGIRKGKGELFDFLKQSGGIVFVNANDPKVRALAEERNILPIVYYGDDEDALLIKEESPVVVFESPVSGKTYTTFIGGKYNFDNMQTAHAIGRYFDVSEDKACEAIAHYNPDNNRSQHVMVGTNHFIMDAYNANPSSMEASLKSFGALKTDSPKVVVLGDMYELGDYSEAEHAAIGKLLSELKFDDVVLFGENMKAALAFLPKAYYFTDKFSMHNWLLDRKYENTYILVKGSRSTGLESVLKAFQNAG, from the coding sequence ATGGAAATAGAAGAGCTGTATTCCCTATTTAAGCTTTCTAGCGGAATCACTACAGACACACGTAATATTCAGAAGGATAATCTATTCTTTGCGCTTAAGGGTGAAAAGTTTAATGGAAATGGTTTTGCTGAGCAAGCCATACAAGACGGTGCGGCGTATGCGGTGGTAGATGATGCTTCCTTGAAAGGGAAGGAGAGGATGATATACTGTGAAGATGTGCTGGAGACCTTGCAGGCTTTGGCTCGTCACCATAGGCGACAGTTTGATATTGCTGTAATAGCATTGACAGGTTCTAATGGTAAAACCACTAATAAAGAACTATTGACCCGTGTATTGGGACAGAAATATAAGGTTCATGCTACAAAAGGGAATTTGAACAATCATATTGGAGTTCCTTTGACCTTATTGAGCATGCCGGATGATGCGCAGGTGGCCATAATAGAAATGGGAGCAAACCATCAAAAAGAGATTGCGTTATTGTGTTCCATAGCAGAACCTACCCATGGATTTATCACTAATCTTGGAAAGGCGCACTTGGAAGGTTTTGGAGGTGAAGAAGGCATCAGAAAAGGCAAAGGAGAGTTATTTGATTTCTTGAAGCAAAGCGGAGGCATAGTCTTTGTAAATGCAAATGATCCTAAGGTAAGAGCCTTGGCAGAAGAGAGAAACATTCTACCGATAGTATATTACGGAGATGACGAAGATGCTTTGCTCATAAAAGAGGAGAGTCCAGTGGTGGTTTTCGAATCACCTGTGAGCGGTAAAACCTATACTACGTTTATTGGCGGTAAGTATAATTTTGACAATATGCAGACTGCTCATGCCATAGGGCGTTATTTTGATGTATCGGAGGACAAAGCTTGTGAGGCTATCGCCCACTACAATCCTGACAATAATCGTTCACAGCATGTAATGGTAGGTACAAATCACTTCATAATGGATGCGTATAACGCTAATCCTTCCTCTATGGAAGCATCTTTGAAGAGCTTTGGCGCTTTAAAGACTGACTCGCCTAAGGTAGTGGTGCTGGGTGATATGTATGAATTAGGAGATTATTCCGAAGCGGAGCATGCAGCTATAGGCAAGTTATTGAGTGAATTGAAGTTTGATGATGTGGTATTGTTCGGTGAGAACATGAAGGCCGCTTTGGCCTTTTTGCCTAAAGCTTATTACTTCACAGATAAATTCTCTATGCACAATTGGCTGTTGGATAGGAAATATGAAAATACCTATATCCTTGTCAAAGGCTCTAGGAGTACTGGGCTGGAAAGTGTGTTAAAAGCATTTCAAAACGCCGGTTGA